A region of Stigmatopora nigra isolate UIUO_SnigA chromosome 6, RoL_Snig_1.1, whole genome shotgun sequence DNA encodes the following proteins:
- the LOC144198034 gene encoding uncharacterized protein LOC144198034 isoform X2, translated as MSCVHYKFSSKLDYNTVTFDGLHITLSELKRQIMSRERLKATDCDLQITNAQTREEYTDDEAHIPKHSSVIVRRTPIGGVKPAGRTFIVDRSDTSMAGSSRPTDSSPSMSLAQLTKTANLVDANASEEDKIKAMMTQSNHEYDPIHYSKKAVGPPPAHYLCYRCGKTGHYIRQCPMLVDKSLEALKQVRTSKGIPQSFMVKAEPGTKGAMLTSTGEYAIPAIDAEAYAQGKKERPPFVPHDQSSSEDDSDPIPDELLCPICNDLMTDAVVIPCCGNSYCDDCIRTTLLDSEEHVCFTCKQSDVSPDNLIANKFLRQAVNNFKNETGYTKRGRKQIQHSAPPPPRPLLLNRPHQSRQQDPLMANISRPPLSVPPHPATTISVPVPQAQTPPTALSAVNTPTPTPSPPPHVDIKEETKETPLVPPPAVDRGSPRPSGSQGEPPPPGEMDLPPPPIILPGLIKNSDNRPQPYNLSLLGAPPPSRAPPHLSGPPHSRPHQPHRDRGGRHWERPYRSREPPSSHLQTSQLPLPTPPLYVSPSLYPPPPQGYPPMYPAGPGLIPPPTMAYQPQPMYGPGPPGVNPPWGAPGGQPPLLPLPSSLGQPPLSKEDFYRQRHHRQDNITSKLDEFTKDFHKELMKYRNAPKRQKPSYSRSRSYSRSPFSRSYTRSRSRSRSRSRSYSYTPSRSRSRSRSHGRPYARSPYSRRNGRSYGRSRSRSRSRSRSYGYRRSGTPPSFRPAAWEGTEGAPPFRSRSRSRSPGGYRNRSPAGRKPPPRELAPYELKGLSPGSQERWERERYRQWEREYREWYNKYYKDYEHQDHVMYHRGRGSRERERERERERISPLRREYSPPGRGRSRRDEKMPPVHNPPSSSSSGGAKSNAAAAAKVLKTKKVKKRKAGEDGDQSQHSMDRGDATPVRDEPMDDILSPNKSSPAAPKAATSAAAGSKAPAAKSATTPVKLKSAAKTDKTKKEKGQKAKPKAKTDTPKVKSEKGKKTPETAATKKKEPSSVAVTPAPAKTLKGNKGKPEEPKKEPPKSSSVRPPLRKTPPLFSHAPLPLPHPPSVHDSLRPGNDNRGRRDLPHGPGLIPLPHPHPHQQVLPYLHRLPPRMGEEGRSLLGSPPGKLRRLDGPGIGAEVFSHLHDPHQPPLQRFSQPSDRPGLLPVLVGRDMVWAEKDRSAIRPLMDLPVKPVTQRSTPLTRDHGRKENQVSDRASLGGDKTTTERSGVPNNSDLLSNSEAPETKERPSSSDSGISREKTAAKSLVSDKDSDRTLGGDRERDSNWRIDRERERASDRGREKSSRSDRDQEKASGLDRDRERASDRDREKVSDREQEKASDRDRAKVSDRDGGKMSSSDRDRSKASISDRDRAKASMSDRDRTNGSNSDRDRAKVSSSDRAKAHSSDRAKAYTSDRAKISSSDRAKASSSDRDRPKASSSDRDRTKMSNLDRDRAKTSNSDRDRTTAASSDRDRATTTSSERDQDKVPSSNNDSSKAADRDKEKSSNSDKDREKPSNSDREKVLGSERDKTTMPSENERDRTSSSKKVSVAKSDVGDKSQRTERKNSGSAVARSVCLDKMTIAEKSAIGKKDKPSSTSREGTEKGKSDRSVSKERATKSGSTGRKSDTASKEGKEADEKTVRSKPRISRKVLSSQPTSATRSTEEAKPKSAEEQKKSDSVAIADPVVPTPKSVGEELLIQAPPLSKWEREDEEEEQQQQQQETVVAPVTVAPQELPKEPLLAPQKVEATRIDKKVAVAKDEKKRPPKDESKSVKPTKVKIVREERKVGRVERSSNPEAKEGKERSSPVKEEKNSTSSGPEPKRQRLCSDLARETDEAAFVPDYSEGDEASDSSPSASQRSNSNRSETASGASGGGAAAGDRKKKKKHKKHKKHKKHKKHKVADKEGGEHKDKDKDHKHKHKKKKHKKSKDKDVKEEAPPAKAKTTEPKVGETKAGETKVKDIKVGETKIEETKIEETKIEETKVEETKIEETKIEETKVEETKVEETKVGETKVGEIKVEDLKVSEPKAANP; from the exons ATGTCGTGTGTTCATTATAAGTTCTCCTCCAAACTGGACTACAACACGGTCACGTTCGATGGGCTGCACATCACCTTGAGTGAGCTCAAGCGGCAGATCATGTCCAGGGAGCGGCTCAAGGCCACAGACTGCGACTTGCAGATCACCAATGCGCAGACACGAGAAG AATATACAGACGATGAAGCACACATCCCCAAGCACTCGTCCGTGATCGTCCGCCGAACGCCGATTGGTGGCGTCAAACCTGCTGGCAGGACGTTCATTGT AGATCGTTCTGACACGTCAATGGCGGGATCGTCGAGACCC ACCGACTCCTCACCCTCTATGTCTCTCGCCCAACTCACCAAG aCTGCTAACCTGGTTGACGCCAATGCATCCGAGGAGGACAAGATTAAAGCCATGATGACTCAGTCCAACCATGAATATGACCCTATTCA TTACTCCAAGAAGGCAGTCGGACCACCACCGGCTCACTACCTCTGTTACCGATGCGGCAAGACCGGTCACTACATTCGACAGTGCCCCATGCTCGTG GACAAAAGTTTAGAAGCTCTCAAGCAAGTGAGAACCAGCAAAGGGATTCCTCAGAGTTTCATGGTGAAAGCTGAACCCGGCACTAAAGGAGCCATGTTGACCAGCACTGGAGAATATGCCATACCTGCCATTGATGC GGAGGCCTACGCACAGGGGAAAAAGGAGCGTCCTCCCTTCGTTCCACATGACCAGTCGTCGTCCGAGGACGATTCGGACCCCATCCCCGACGAGCTGCTTTGTCCCATCTGTAACGATTTGATGACAGACGCAGTCGTCATTCCTTGCTGCGGGAACAGCTACTGTGATGATT gtatCAGAACAACTTTGTTGGACTCTGAGGAGCACGTTTGTTTCACGTGCAAACAGTCGGATGTTTCGCCTGACAACCTCATTGCCAACAAGTTTCTTCGACag GCCGTAAACAACTTCAAGAACGAAACGGGCTACACAAAACGTGGACGCAAACAAATCCAGCATTCGGCCCCTCCTCCCCCGCGGCCTCTTCTCCTGAACAGACCCCACCAGTCCAGGCAACAGGACCCCCTGATGGCCAACATTTCCCGCCCCCCCCTTTCTGTTCCTCCTCACCCCGCCACCACCATTAGCGTGCCAGTCCCCCAGGCTCAGACCCCGCCCACGGCACTTTCCGCTGTTAACACGCCCACCCCTACGCCTTCGCCGCCCCCTCACGTGGACATCAAGGAGGAAACTAAAGAAACCCCACTGGTTCCGCCACCCGCGGTGGACCGCGGTTCTCCTCGGCCGTCCGGGAGCCAGGGAGAGCCTCCCCCACCTGG TGAGATGGACCTGCCACCACCGCCTATTATCCTGCCAGGATTGATTAAAAATTCAGATAACAGACCACAG cCTTACAATCTGTCTCTCCTTGGTGCACCTCCGCCCTCTCGAGCGCCACCTCATCTTTCAG GCCCACCGCATTCAAGGCCTCACCAGCCTCATAGGGACAGGGGTGGAAGACACTGGGAAAG gCCCTACAGAAGCAGAGAACCACCTTCCAGCCACCTCCAGACATCTCAGCTCCCTCTCCCCACCCCGCCCCTCTACGTGTCACCCTCTCTCTACCCGCCCCCACCCCAGGGCTACCCACCCATGTACCCCGCGGGCCCCGGCCTGATCCCGCCACCGACAATGGCTTACCAGCCTCAGCCCATGTACGGCCCTGGCCCACCGGGTGTCAACCCTCCCTGGGGAGCACCCGGCGGCCAGCCCCCTCTACTCCCTCTCCCGTCTTCCCTCGGTCAGCCCCCTCTCTCCAAAGAAGACTTCTACAGACAGCGACACCACAGACAAGATAA tATCACATCCAAACTTGACGAGTTTACAAAAGACTTCCACAAAGAGCTGATGAAGTACCGAAATGCACCAAAGAGACAGAAACCGTCATATTCCAG ATCCCGATCATACAGCCGCTCTCCATTCAGCCGCTCTTACACACGCTCTCGCTCCAGATCCAGATCTAGATCGAGGTCTTACTCGTACACCCCAAGTCGATCCCGATCTCGTTCACGCTCCCACGGACGGCCATATGCCCGCTCGCCTTACTCTAGACGAAACGGGCGCAGCTATGGGCGCTCTCGATCCAGATCTCGCTCCCGCTCCAGGTCGTACGGCTACCGGCGCTCAGGTACGCCGCCTTCATTCCGTCCCGCCGCTTGGGAAGGAACGGAAGGGGCGCCGCCCTTCCGTTCAAGATCTCGATCCCGCTCTCCGGGCGGTTACCGAAATCGCAGCCCCGCTGGAAGAAAACCGCCCCCACGAGAATTGGCTCCCTACGAGCTGAAGGGTCTCAGCCCAGGCAGTCAAGAACGCTGGGAGCGGGAAAGGTACCGCCAATGGGAGCGCGAGTATAGAGAATGGTACAACAAGTATTACAAGGACTACGAGCACCAAGACCACGTGATGTATCATCGGGGCCGTGGAAGTCGGGAGAGGGAACGGGAGCGAGAGCGCGAACGGATATCCCCGCTGCGCCGGGAATACTCCCCACCAGGCAGAGGGAGAAGTCGTCGAGATGAGAAAATGCCCCCAGTTCACAATCCTCCATCGTCCTCATCATCTGGGGGGGCTAAGAGCAACGCGGCCGCTGCCGCTAAGGTCCTGAAGACCAAGAAAGTCAAGAAGAGGAAAGCTGGAGAAGATGGCGACCAATCGCAGCATTCCATGGACAGGGGCGACGCTACTCCCGTCCGAGACGAGCCCATGGACGACATCCTATCCCCGAACAAATCGTCGCCCGCCGCTCCCAAAGCGGCCAcgtccgccgccgccggctcCAAGGCTCCCGCTGCCAAAAGCGCCACAACACCTGTAAAACTCAAGTCCGCCGCCAAGACCGACAAGACTAAGAAGGAAAAGGGTCAGAAGGCAAAACCTAAAGCCAAGACAGATACTCCCAAAGTCAAAAGCGAAAAAGGGAAGAAGACCCCCGAAACGGCGGCCACCAAAAAGAAAGAACCCTCTTCTGTAGCCGTTACCCCGGCACCCGCCAAAACTCTAAAAGGCAACAAAGGCAAACCAGAAGAGCCGAAAAAGGAACCACCCAAAAGCTCTTCTGTGAGACCACCCCTTCGAAAGACACCCCCACTCTTCTCCCACGCCCCCCTACCTTTGCCACACCCGCCGTCTGTTCACGACAGCCTTCGGCCAGGAAATGACAACCGTGGGCGAAGGGACCTCCCCCATGGCCCTGGCCTCATCCCCCTCCCGCACCCACACCCCCACCAACAAGTACTCCCCTACCTCCATAGACTCCCGCCACGGATGGGCGAGGAGGGCCGCTCCTTACTGGGGTCTCCACCTGGAAAACTTCGAAGACTGGACGGACCCGGTATCGGAGCAGAGGTCTTTTCGCACCTCCACGACCCTCACCAGCCCCCACTGCAGAGATTCTCCCAACCGTCCGACAGACCCGGGCTTCTTCCGGTCCTAGTTGGCCGTGATATGGTTTGGGCGGAAAAAGACCGAAGCGCCATCAGACCACTAATGGACTTGCCG gtcaagCCAGTGACGCAAAGAAGCACCCCTCTGACCAGAGACCACGGAAGAAAAGAAAACCAGGTCTCCGACCGAGCATCCTTGGGAGGTGATAAGACCACCACGGAACGGTCTGGGGTCCCCAATAATTCTGATTTACTCAGTAATTCCGAAGCCCCTGAAACAAAGGAACGTCCATCTTCCTCTGATAGTGGAATTTCCCGAGAAAAAACTGCGGCCAAATCATTAGTCTCTGACAAAGATTCTGACCGGACATTGGGAGGAGACAGGGAGCGGGATAGTAACTGGAGAATAGACAGAGAGCGTGAAAGGGCTTCAGATAGAGGCAGGGAAAAATCCTCCAGGTCTGACAGAGATCAGGAAAAGGCCTCGGGATTGGACAGAGATCGAGAAAGGGCTTCAGACCGAGATCGAGAAAAAGTGTCTGACCGAGAGCAGGAAAAGGCTTCCGACAGAGATCGGGCCAAAGTTTCTGACCGCGATGGCGGTAAAATGTCCAGTTCGGATCGCGATCGTTCTAAAGCTTCCATTTCGGACCGTGATCGCGCTAAAGCATCCATGTCGGATCGCGATCGCACTAATGGCTCCAATTCAGACCGTGATCGTGCCAAAGTATCCAGTTCGGATCGCGCTAAAGCACATAGTTCGGATCGTGCTAAAGCATACACTTCAGATCGTGCTAAAATATCCAGTTCGGATCGCGCTAAAGCGTCCAGCTCGGACCGCGATCGCCCCAAAGCGTCCAGTTCGGACCGGGATCGCACtaaaatgtccaatttggaCCGAGATCGTGCTAAAACGTCCAATTCGGACCGGGATCGCACTACGGCGGCTAGCTCCGACCGCGATCGGGCTACTACAACGAGTTCTGAGCGCGATCAGGATAAAGTGCCCAGTTCTAATAACGATTCCTCAAAGGCTGCAGATAGAGATAAAGAAAAATCCTCCAATTCTGACAAAGATCGGGAAAAACCCTCAAATTCTGACAGGGAAAAAGTTTTAGGATCTGAGCGAGACAAGACCACCATGCCTTCTGAGAATGAGCGCGACAGGACATCAAGCTCAAAGAAAGTCTCAGTTGCCAAAAGTGACGTCGGAGACAAGTCACAGAGGACTGAGCGCAAAAACTCTGGAAGTGCAGTCGCTCGCTCCGTTTGCTTGGACAAGATGACCATCGCTGAGAAATCGGCCATTGGCAAAAAGGACAAGCCTAGCAGTACCTCCAGAGAAGGCACAGAGAAAGGAAAATCTGACCG GAGTGTTTCCAAGGAGAGAGCAACGAAAAGCGGATCCACCGGAAGAAAATCAGATACCGCATCAAAAGAAG GCAAAGAGGCGGATGAAAAGACGGTTCGAAGCAAGCCCCGGATCAGTCGCAAAGTCTTATCCAGCCAACCCACCAGTGCTACCAG ATCCACCGAGGAAGCTAAACCGAAGAGCGCCGAGGAACAGAAGAAGAGCGACTCTGTGGCCATTGCAGATCCTGTTGTCCCTACCCCCAAAAGTGTAGGGGAGGAACTTCTCATTCAGGCTCCTCCTCTCTCCAAGTGGGAGCgagaagatgaggaagaggaacaacaacaacagcagcaggagACTGTAGTAGCCCCTGTGACAGTGGCTCCTCAAGAGCTCCCCAAGGAGCCATTACTTGCACCCCAAAAGGTAGAGGCAACCCGGATTGATAAGAAGGTGGCGGTAGCCAAGGATGAGAAGAAGAGGCCGCCCAAGGACGAGAGCAAAAGCGTCAAACCCACCAAAGTCAAGATCGTCCGGGAGGAGAGGAAGGTCGGTCGAGTGGAAAGGAGCTCCAACCCGGAAGCCAAAGAAGGAAAGGAGCGTAGCTCACCCGTCAAGGAGGAGAAGAACTCTACCAGTAGTGGCCCAGAGCCCAAGAGACAGCGCCTGTGCTCGGACCTGGCCCGCGAGACCGACGAGGCGGCCTTTGTGCCTGACTACAGCGAGGGCGACGAGGCCTCCGACAGCAGTCCCTCGGCCAGTCAGCGCTCCAACAGCAACCGCAGCGAAACGGCTTCCGGAGCCTCCGGTGGGGGGGCCGCCGCCGGCgacagaaagaagaagaagaaacacaaGAAGCACAAGAAACACAAGAAGCATAAGAAGCACAAAGTGGCCGACAAGGAGGGTGGCGAGCACAAGGATAAGGATAAAGATCACAAGCAtaaacacaagaagaagaaacacaAGAAGAGCAAAGACAAAGACGTCAAGGAGGAAGCGCCACCGGCCAAAGCAAAGACTACCGAACCCAAGGTTGGCGAAACTAAGGCTGGAGAGACCAAGGTCAAAGACATCAAGGTTGGAGAAACCAAGATTGAAGAAACCAAGATTGAAGAAACCAAGATTGAAGAAACCAAGGTTGAAGAAACCAAGATTGAAGAAACCAAGATTGAAGAAACCAAGGTTGAAGAAACCAAGGTTGAAGAAACCAAGGTTGGAGAGACCAAGGTTGGAGAAATCAAGGTCGAAGACCTCAAGGTCTCCGAACCCAAGGCCGCCAATCCTTGA